The Paenibacillus uliginis N3/975 genome has a window encoding:
- a CDS encoding HD domain-containing protein, with protein MTEDWREETKLRLENSNLYKTLALKCEDDVSGRHVLTLVDDVSHYAYQRTKTILRHMGEYTLHDGDHLFRVLKLMENLLTPKNISKLSVPELLILILSAFFHDIGMAPDEKSVVSWKKVWDKYPDFEDELDEEEYLKFKRYVSAKPDRTAVINDLSNQGNNSKAELMKSYLISDYIRETHSFRAKEIIIRDWADKIRYRDTDLAGEVAEICFSHNENVHSVMDLDKQFLCGQGIYACLPLIAIILRLADILDFDAKRTPAVLFSHLAVRNPVSLQEWNKHRSIESWFISDEVIQFQAKCTHPAIEASIHQFCNLIDSELSSCNNLINKLNEYHRGNNRDLCIQIPFQVDRSKITTKKDIRGNPLYMYRDTQFNLSKNQVIDLLMGTKLYGDPEVALRELIQNSIDACLLRQALEKEWGNSYTPEITVGYKTEENEDILEVIDNGIGMDQYIIDSYYTKVGSSFYKSSDFYDMKSEFNASFTPTSRFGIGILSCFMVADTLIVDTRRVYGPHESSEPINLTVEGQESIFWIKSGKRTKPGTSTKLILRKKTNPWNRMDDKQFIEAVESAIPNPPCKIKICTATITKERDQNSFRTIDALSLGGTEWSEHDNINKIQFSVNDKSGIVGSIAVFILEKEGHPADQIKLKSKDVEIDFETYNLEKSYKLTENAIQMSSTTISITIGNEIEESFSSSSIVKSKSRFSLHGIEVPTTLFPDYWRTQRNQVQIKWPIPVLLVLDVCGSRDLDLNSSRTQVLLTDKWFQFEEDLAYIVCEAISEKVEENYWNILKDILLTNAKSQPFINGLNKVNR; from the coding sequence ATGACAGAAGATTGGCGGGAAGAAACTAAATTAAGACTAGAAAATAGCAATCTATATAAAACTCTAGCATTGAAATGTGAAGACGATGTATCGGGTAGGCATGTGTTGACACTTGTTGATGATGTTTCACACTATGCATATCAAAGAACTAAAACAATTCTTCGTCATATGGGGGAATACACACTACATGATGGCGATCATTTATTTAGAGTATTAAAGCTAATGGAGAACTTGTTAACACCAAAAAATATTTCTAAATTGTCTGTTCCTGAATTACTGATTTTAATTCTAAGTGCTTTTTTTCACGATATAGGTATGGCACCTGATGAAAAGTCAGTTGTTTCATGGAAAAAAGTATGGGATAAATATCCGGATTTTGAAGATGAGTTGGATGAAGAGGAATACTTAAAATTCAAAAGATACGTTTCCGCAAAGCCGGACAGAACTGCGGTAATTAATGATTTATCTAATCAAGGAAACAATAGTAAAGCTGAATTGATGAAAAGCTATTTAATTTCTGACTACATAAGAGAAACACATTCATTTCGTGCGAAAGAAATTATTATTAGGGATTGGGCAGATAAGATTAGATACAGGGATACTGATTTAGCTGGTGAAGTTGCAGAGATATGTTTTAGTCACAATGAAAATGTTCATTCAGTTATGGACTTAGATAAGCAGTTCTTATGTGGTCAAGGTATCTATGCCTGTCTACCTTTAATAGCAATTATATTAAGACTTGCTGATATATTAGATTTTGATGCAAAGCGAACGCCAGCAGTTTTATTTTCACATTTAGCAGTGCGAAATCCAGTTTCATTACAGGAATGGAATAAACATCGTTCAATTGAGTCATGGTTTATTAGTGATGAAGTTATACAGTTTCAAGCAAAGTGCACTCATCCAGCTATTGAAGCTTCAATTCATCAATTTTGTAATTTGATAGATTCAGAGTTAAGCTCTTGCAATAATTTAATAAATAAACTAAATGAATATCATAGAGGTAATAATAGAGATCTGTGTATTCAGATACCCTTTCAAGTAGATAGATCTAAAATTACGACTAAAAAAGATATTCGTGGCAATCCATTATATATGTATCGCGATACTCAGTTTAATCTTAGTAAGAATCAAGTTATAGACCTACTAATGGGTACAAAATTGTATGGTGATCCAGAAGTTGCATTAAGGGAATTAATTCAAAATTCAATAGATGCATGTTTACTTAGACAAGCATTAGAAAAAGAATGGGGAAATTCATATACTCCTGAGATTACCGTAGGATATAAGACTGAAGAGAATGAGGATATTTTAGAAGTTATCGACAATGGAATTGGTATGGATCAGTATATTATTGATTCATATTATACAAAAGTGGGCTCATCGTTTTATAAGTCGTCAGATTTTTATGATATGAAATCAGAATTTAATGCGTCATTTACACCGACTTCAAGATTTGGAATTGGCATTTTATCTTGTTTTATGGTGGCAGATACTTTAATTGTTGATACTAGAAGAGTTTACGGTCCTCATGAGTCTAGTGAACCTATTAATTTGACTGTTGAAGGGCAGGAAAGTATTTTCTGGATAAAGAGTGGCAAGCGAACTAAACCAGGAACTTCAACAAAACTAATTCTAAGAAAAAAAACAAATCCATGGAATCGTATGGATGATAAGCAATTTATTGAAGCAGTAGAAAGTGCAATACCAAATCCACCATGTAAAATTAAAATTTGTACAGCTACTATTACTAAAGAAAGAGACCAGAATAGCTTTAGAACTATTGATGCTCTCTCTTTAGGAGGTACTGAATGGTCAGAGCATGATAATATAAATAAAATTCAATTCTCTGTAAACGACAAATCTGGCATTGTTGGCTCAATTGCAGTATTTATTTTAGAAAAAGAAGGTCATCCTGCCGATCAAATAAAACTGAAATCGAAAGATGTTGAAATCGATTTTGAAACATACAATTTAGAGAAATCTTACAAATTAACAGAAAATGCAATACAAATGAGTTCTACCACAATTAGTATAACTATAGGGAATGAAATAGAAGAGTCTTTCAGTAGTAGTAGTATTGTTAAATCAAAATCTAGATTTTCGTTACACGGAATAGAAGTCCCAACTACACTATTTCCGGATTACTGGAGAACACAGAGAAATCAAGTGCAGATTAAATGGCCGATACCTGTATTATTAGTATTGGATGTATGTGGTAGTAGAGATTTAGATTTAAATTCATCTAGAACTCAAGTATTGCTTACTGATAAATGGTTTCAATTTGAAGAAGATCTAGCATATATAGTGTGTGAGGCTATATCAGAAAAAGTTGAAGAAAATTATTGGAATATATTAAAAGATATATTATTAACGAATGCCAAGAGTCAACCTTTTATTAATGGGCTAAATAAAGTAAATAGATGA
- a CDS encoding TrlF family AAA-like ATPase yields the protein MHKSIGSTWKRWDLHVHTPESVLNMQYKFENTEESTQYGEQIWGKYIDKLESADSSVSVVGITDYCSIDGFERVMEYKDKGRLKNFDLILANVEFRIVPITDKNKAINVHCIFSNELTVQDIRRFLDELKYDYNGSKYRCNKDDLSSLGKAFNPALLNESDCYKEGVNQFKVNVNDLKNLIETEQRYKDKIFIVASNSSSDGISGLKDNSIASTRQELYRNVHFIFSGNNNDCKYFLGQGIDSKDEVIRKCGTLKACLHGSDAHDFDKLFKPDLDRFCWIKGEPTFAGLRQLLFEPDTRVRIQKDEPDSKKNIFSLKRFKMNAVEINQELGFNDVNLQFNKNLVAVIGGKGSGKTAVLDLIANCYSEYDRSRHYDLRGRATNNNNEDQNSFVQRIEKDCSDLEVSIDFLDDQTSFTKKLTENTFFSNGQVRYLPQGKIEEVAGNTKAMHKDIQNLIFTQLSKIDDYEYRSYIEMDNKILQVNREIATLIAEIDILIAETSPEIIEGLNRQLEIKKGELKDRVIKLLDFEGTLTRQEEEDTLKLTGKLKELDKQFEIAKEFISDCENLAKELDEIQVSINAQIERLNQQNSQLVIEEVSRVDFSNILAAINKNKVYATIGKLDLEDQRKKHTEDIKSFTGRQSEQAVLLKEKGELEKAKEEIIEKISEIRKKQSELDSKVVELNTKYEELLLNYKGQQNSYDRIIEAYKSSEKDILQNIDFKAEVYFDRTQFEELADDIFDKRKLPSEFLDQTGSNIIGYLENSTDIDITSYKLIVKYLRKNKTIFDYFKWLTHDYFQLDTKVYFNDVELSKLSVGQKGAVILKLYLADGDYPIILDQPEDNLDNRFISEELLTTFRKAKEKRQIIIATHNANLVVNSDAEQIIVADFIDNKILYRAGSIENFEIRKEVASLLEGGEEAFKQRESKYGFSK from the coding sequence ATGCATAAATCAATCGGTTCAACATGGAAAAGATGGGATTTGCATGTCCATACACCAGAGTCAGTTCTTAATATGCAGTATAAATTTGAGAATACGGAAGAATCAACTCAATATGGAGAACAAATTTGGGGAAAATATATTGATAAGCTTGAATCAGCAGATTCATCTGTTTCAGTTGTTGGTATTACTGACTATTGTTCAATAGATGGATTTGAAAGGGTTATGGAATATAAAGATAAAGGCCGGTTAAAAAACTTTGATTTGATACTAGCTAATGTCGAATTTCGTATTGTTCCAATTACGGACAAGAATAAGGCGATAAACGTACATTGTATTTTCTCAAATGAGTTGACAGTGCAGGATATTAGAAGGTTTTTAGATGAATTAAAATATGATTACAATGGGAGTAAATATAGATGTAATAAAGATGATCTTTCTTCTTTAGGAAAGGCATTTAATCCTGCTCTTTTAAATGAGTCCGATTGCTATAAAGAAGGAGTTAATCAATTTAAAGTAAATGTTAATGATTTAAAGAATCTAATAGAAACAGAGCAAAGATACAAAGATAAGATTTTTATCGTTGCAAGCAATAGCTCATCTGATGGTATTTCGGGTCTTAAAGACAATTCTATAGCTTCTACTAGACAAGAATTATATCGAAATGTGCACTTTATATTCTCAGGCAATAACAACGACTGTAAGTACTTTCTTGGTCAGGGAATTGATTCGAAAGATGAGGTCATTAGGAAATGTGGAACTTTAAAGGCATGTTTACACGGATCAGATGCACATGATTTTGATAAGTTGTTTAAACCGGATCTAGATCGGTTTTGTTGGATAAAGGGTGAACCCACCTTTGCGGGTTTGCGTCAGTTACTGTTTGAACCAGATACTAGAGTGAGAATTCAAAAAGATGAACCAGATAGCAAAAAAAATATTTTTTCTTTGAAAAGGTTTAAAATGAACGCAGTGGAAATAAACCAAGAGTTAGGATTTAATGATGTTAATTTGCAATTTAATAAGAATTTAGTGGCCGTTATTGGAGGAAAAGGCTCAGGTAAGACTGCTGTACTGGATCTAATTGCGAATTGTTATAGTGAATACGATAGAAGTCGTCATTATGATTTAAGGGGAAGAGCAACTAATAACAATAATGAAGATCAAAACTCCTTTGTACAGAGGATTGAGAAAGATTGCTCTGATTTAGAGGTATCAATTGATTTTTTAGATGACCAGACTTCATTCACAAAAAAATTAACTGAAAATACTTTCTTTTCTAATGGGCAAGTTCGCTATTTACCACAGGGGAAAATAGAAGAAGTAGCGGGTAATACGAAGGCAATGCACAAAGATATACAGAATTTAATTTTTACCCAATTATCAAAAATAGATGATTACGAATATCGTTCTTATATTGAAATGGATAATAAAATTCTACAAGTTAATCGAGAGATAGCTACACTTATAGCTGAAATTGACATACTAATAGCCGAAACTTCTCCGGAGATTATTGAGGGCCTGAATCGACAGCTTGAAATTAAGAAAGGTGAACTGAAGGATAGAGTAATAAAGTTACTTGATTTTGAAGGTACACTTACAAGGCAAGAAGAAGAAGATACACTCAAGTTAACTGGAAAGTTAAAGGAATTAGATAAACAATTTGAAATAGCGAAAGAATTTATTAGCGATTGTGAGAACTTGGCTAAAGAACTTGATGAAATCCAAGTTTCTATAAATGCTCAAATTGAGAGACTTAATCAACAAAATTCACAGTTAGTAATTGAGGAAGTATCTCGTGTGGATTTTAGCAATATTTTAGCGGCAATTAACAAGAATAAAGTATATGCTACTATAGGGAAACTAGATCTAGAAGATCAGAGAAAGAAGCATACTGAAGATATAAAGAGTTTTACTGGTAGACAAAGTGAGCAGGCTGTTTTGTTGAAAGAGAAGGGTGAATTAGAGAAAGCAAAAGAGGAGATAATTGAAAAAATCTCAGAAATTCGGAAAAAACAGAGTGAGTTAGACAGTAAGGTTGTTGAACTGAATACTAAATATGAGGAACTATTACTTAACTATAAAGGTCAACAAAATTCATATGATCGAATAATTGAAGCCTACAAGTCATCTGAAAAAGACATTCTCCAGAACATTGACTTTAAAGCAGAAGTTTATTTTGATAGAACTCAGTTTGAGGAACTGGCAGATGATATTTTTGATAAAAGGAAACTTCCAAGTGAATTTTTAGATCAAACAGGTAGTAATATTATAGGTTACCTTGAAAATAGTACGGATATAGACATAACAAGCTACAAATTAATAGTCAAATATTTAAGGAAAAATAAAACTATATTTGACTACTTCAAATGGCTTACTCATGACTATTTTCAATTAGATACAAAAGTATATTTTAATGATGTTGAACTATCTAAATTGAGTGTTGGTCAAAAGGGAGCGGTAATATTAAAATTATATTTAGCAGACGGAGATTACCCTATAATATTAGATCAACCAGAGGATAATTTGGACAATAGATTTATTTCTGAAGAGTTGCTTACCACATTCCGAAAAGCAAAAGAGAAACGACAAATTATTATTGCAACCCATAATGCTAATTTAGTAGTTAATTCTGATGCTGAGCAAATAATAGTTGCTGATTTTATAGATAATAAAATTCTATATCGAGCAGGTTCCATTGAGAACTTTGAAATTCGAAAAGAAGTTGCTAGTTTACTTGAAGGTGGGGAAGAAGCTTTTAAACAACGTGAGAGTAAGTATGGGTTTTCAAAATAA
- the rnr gene encoding ribonuclease R: MITEEIILEFMRETDYKPMTYQELEKHFGISDAHEFREFLKLLNELEQSGKILLTSNQRYGVPERLDLQRGRLQVHSKGFAFLIPDDREHPDVYIHANDLKSAMNGDIVLVRVSSKSPAGGKLEGEVVRIVTRAVTQVVGVFQNHEAYGFVLPDDKRINRDIFIPKHAINGAVDGVKVVVKLVSYPEGRAAAEGEVVEILGHKDDPGIDILSIIRKHQLPEGFPEEVLAEADHAPDSITDEEIVQQGRRDLRGLNIVTIDGEDAKDLDDAVNVERLPNGNYKLGVHIADVGYYVREGSPLDIEAYNRGCSVYLVDRVIPMLPHRLSNGICSLNPQVDRLTLSCEMEFNEQMKVVKHDVFTSVIKTKERMTYNNVRKILIDEDPELIERYSDLVDDFRLMRELALKLRNRRMQRGAVDFDFVESKVIVDENGKAVDIVKRERSIAEQIIEEFMLAANETVAEHFHWLKVPFIYRIHEDPDQEKLQNFMAFAANFGHHVKGRGNSIHPRALQNLLEAIQGTKEQTVLSTMMLRSMKQAKYDAESTGHFGLAAEYYSHFTSPIRRYPDLVIHRVIREVVENGNMLSEKRQEYLAERMPDVAQQSSERERVAVDAERDTEALKKAEYMLDKVGEEFEGIISSVTSFGMFIELENTVEGLIRLGGLTDDYYHFDEQHMALIGERTSKVYRIGDDVKVRVANVNMDEHTIDFEMVDMKPRKEGGRGGQAGRGFGGRDGGARGGAKPGRGGKRGSDAAAAGGENGGKSGRRGKRGGDAVAVGNESGGNGSRRGKRGGDAAAAGSESSGNGGRRGKRSGDAGQAGGTGIRVGEAGGAAGEQQQSFGFGSGKGGYSSQGTSSTGFDRNARSGYSGKGDNGGKSRRKKTSGSGVFIGEGPTPGPGAGGGRKRKSKGNGGNGTAAFVRKKKK, translated from the coding sequence ATGATAACAGAAGAAATAATATTGGAATTTATGCGGGAAACCGACTATAAACCGATGACGTATCAGGAATTGGAGAAGCATTTTGGAATAAGTGACGCACATGAATTCCGCGAGTTTCTGAAGCTGTTGAATGAGCTGGAGCAGTCTGGAAAAATCCTTCTAACCAGTAACCAGCGCTACGGTGTGCCGGAGCGGTTGGATTTGCAGCGGGGACGCCTGCAGGTCCATTCCAAGGGCTTTGCATTTCTCATTCCGGATGATCGTGAGCATCCCGATGTGTACATTCATGCGAATGACCTGAAAAGCGCAATGAACGGCGATATTGTGCTTGTACGCGTCAGTTCGAAGAGCCCGGCTGGCGGTAAGCTGGAAGGGGAAGTGGTGCGCATTGTAACACGCGCAGTTACCCAGGTAGTAGGCGTGTTCCAGAATCATGAGGCATATGGATTTGTGTTGCCGGATGATAAGCGGATTAACCGGGATATATTCATACCGAAGCATGCTATTAACGGTGCTGTGGACGGTGTAAAGGTTGTTGTGAAGCTGGTAAGCTATCCGGAAGGACGGGCGGCGGCTGAGGGCGAGGTTGTGGAGATACTCGGCCACAAGGACGACCCGGGCATAGATATCCTGTCAATTATCCGGAAGCATCAGCTGCCGGAAGGATTTCCGGAGGAAGTGCTGGCGGAGGCGGATCATGCGCCTGACTCTATTACGGACGAAGAGATTGTACAGCAGGGACGCCGGGATCTGCGCGGGCTGAACATCGTAACGATTGACGGCGAGGATGCCAAGGATCTTGATGATGCAGTTAATGTGGAGCGGTTGCCTAACGGTAATTACAAGCTGGGCGTACATATCGCGGATGTAGGTTACTACGTACGCGAGGGTTCGCCTTTGGATATTGAAGCGTATAACCGGGGCTGCAGTGTGTATCTTGTAGACCGGGTAATTCCGATGCTTCCTCACCGTCTGTCCAACGGTATTTGCAGTTTGAATCCGCAGGTGGACCGTCTTACATTGTCTTGTGAGATGGAGTTCAACGAGCAGATGAAGGTTGTGAAGCATGACGTCTTCACAAGTGTGATCAAGACGAAAGAGCGGATGACGTACAACAATGTCCGTAAAATTTTGATCGACGAGGACCCGGAGCTGATCGAACGCTATAGCGATCTGGTGGACGACTTCAGGTTGATGCGCGAGCTTGCGTTAAAGCTGAGAAATCGCCGGATGCAGCGCGGCGCGGTAGACTTTGATTTTGTGGAATCCAAGGTCATCGTGGACGAGAACGGTAAAGCGGTAGATATCGTCAAAAGAGAGCGCTCCATTGCCGAGCAGATTATCGAGGAATTCATGTTGGCGGCCAACGAAACAGTGGCAGAGCATTTCCACTGGTTGAAGGTTCCGTTCATTTACCGGATTCACGAAGATCCGGATCAGGAGAAGCTACAGAACTTTATGGCGTTTGCCGCGAATTTTGGGCATCACGTGAAGGGGCGGGGTAACTCGATTCATCCACGGGCGCTGCAAAATCTGCTGGAGGCGATCCAAGGCACGAAGGAGCAGACAGTGCTTAGCACAATGATGCTCCGTTCGATGAAGCAGGCGAAGTACGATGCCGAGAGCACTGGGCATTTTGGGCTTGCGGCCGAGTATTACTCCCACTTTACGTCCCCGATCCGCCGTTATCCGGACCTTGTCATTCACCGGGTTATCCGGGAAGTGGTTGAGAACGGCAACATGCTGTCCGAGAAGCGTCAGGAGTATTTGGCGGAACGGATGCCGGACGTTGCTCAGCAATCGTCTGAACGAGAGCGTGTAGCAGTCGATGCAGAGCGGGATACGGAAGCACTCAAGAAAGCCGAGTACATGCTGGATAAGGTCGGCGAAGAATTCGAAGGGATTATCAGCAGTGTAACGAGCTTCGGTATGTTTATTGAGCTGGAGAATACAGTAGAAGGCTTGATCCGTCTCGGAGGATTGACCGACGACTATTACCACTTCGATGAGCAGCACATGGCGCTGATCGGCGAGCGGACTTCGAAGGTTTACCGGATCGGTGATGATGTGAAGGTCCGTGTGGCGAACGTGAACATGGACGAACACACCATCGATTTTGAGATGGTGGATATGAAGCCGCGTAAAGAAGGCGGACGCGGTGGACAGGCCGGCAGAGGATTTGGCGGCCGTGATGGTGGCGCGCGTGGCGGGGCTAAACCGGGCCGTGGCGGTAAGCGCGGTAGTGATGCGGCTGCTGCAGGCGGCGAGAATGGTGGCAAGAGCGGTAGACGCGGTAAACGCGGCGGTGACGCAGTTGCTGTAGGCAACGAGAGCGGTGGCAATGGCAGCAGACGCGGTAAGCGCGGCGGAGACGCGGCTGCTGCAGGCAGCGAAAGCAGCGGCAATGGCGGCAGACGCGGCAAGCGTAGCGGAGATGCCGGGCAGGCTGGCGGCACTGGTATCCGTGTGGGCGAAGCAGGTGGGGCTGCTGGTGAGCAGCAGCAAAGCTTCGGCTTCGGCAGCGGCAAAGGTGGTTACAGCTCGCAGGGCACAAGTTCCACTGGTTTTGACCGTAACGCTAGAAGTGGTTACAGTGGCAAAGGTGATAACGGCGGCAAGAGCCGACGCAAAAAAACGTCCGGCAGTGGTGTTTTCATCGGGGAAGGACCAACGCCTGGACCAGGTGCCGGAGGCGGACGCAAGCGTAAAAGCAAAGGCAACGGTGGAAACGGCACAGCCGCTTTTGTGCGGAAGAAGAAAAAGTAG
- a CDS encoding restriction endonuclease, which yields MLDFKELNTDGNEFELLIREILFNMGMRVYWSGKGPDGGKDLLCVESPKSKILPIEKRWLVQCKHYAHAERAVPISDVGDIIDLCIQHDATGYLLVCSTYPSSTVVNKLEAINSRSNNLSAIFWDSAMLERLLSTPKAWTIAQRFFPVSSNLDGWRIYATENPNRWIINIMGYYIHLSNRIGSYAEVHLESIKKRINAIEKISMPEFHSIRPRAVYYDDKNGSYTWYVDYLYPTKEIPYLSHESIKRLLGHGNVLEDGQYYSFDVHIYPVNSGSDHYDIDHYDYYQPYLGSFAWGYHRKEQINTYEIYENENWELELGQRERVAIESFESLVSNFSTLDFVEVIRSENSNFEAIDLFNYSDDWEQVISTNSISQEQLFSALIIFRVTDENKLDNLMRKLPLSVLKYFRISKRYVYLPDMNEKETPEEVFDWEIAVLPHGSDKVNLRLMFTEYFNELREIIEKFRG from the coding sequence ATGCTGGACTTTAAAGAACTTAATACTGATGGTAATGAGTTTGAATTATTAATAAGAGAAATTTTATTCAATATGGGGATGCGGGTTTATTGGAGTGGAAAAGGGCCGGATGGTGGAAAAGATTTGTTATGTGTGGAATCACCAAAAAGCAAGATACTTCCAATTGAAAAACGCTGGTTAGTTCAGTGTAAACACTATGCTCACGCAGAGAGGGCTGTGCCAATAAGTGATGTGGGCGATATTATAGATTTATGTATTCAACACGATGCCACGGGATATTTATTAGTATGTTCCACATATCCGTCATCGACTGTAGTGAACAAATTAGAAGCAATAAATAGTAGGAGTAACAATTTGTCTGCTATTTTTTGGGATAGTGCAATGTTGGAGAGGTTACTTTCTACACCTAAAGCTTGGACAATAGCACAGCGGTTTTTTCCTGTTTCGTCAAATTTGGATGGGTGGAGGATATATGCAACTGAAAATCCGAATCGTTGGATAATAAATATAATGGGTTATTATATACATCTATCTAATCGTATTGGCTCTTATGCAGAAGTTCACCTAGAAAGTATTAAGAAAAGAATAAATGCTATTGAAAAAATATCAATGCCTGAGTTTCATTCTATAAGACCAAGAGCAGTATATTACGATGATAAAAATGGTTCATACACATGGTACGTTGATTATCTATACCCTACTAAAGAGATTCCGTATTTATCACACGAATCAATAAAACGTTTGCTCGGGCACGGAAATGTACTAGAAGATGGGCAATATTATTCCTTCGACGTACATATATATCCAGTTAACTCAGGCAGTGATCATTATGATATAGATCATTACGATTACTACCAACCGTATTTAGGGAGTTTTGCCTGGGGATATCATCGAAAAGAGCAAATAAATACATATGAAATATATGAAAATGAAAATTGGGAGCTGGAGCTAGGTCAGAGAGAACGCGTAGCTATAGAGTCTTTTGAATCCTTAGTAAGTAACTTTTCAACTTTGGATTTTGTTGAAGTAATACGATCTGAAAATAGTAACTTTGAGGCTATAGATTTATTTAATTATTCAGATGATTGGGAGCAAGTTATCTCAACAAACTCAATCTCACAGGAACAATTATTTTCTGCTTTAATTATTTTCAGGGTTACTGATGAAAATAAATTAGATAATTTAATGAGAAAATTGCCTTTATCAGTTTTAAAGTATTTTAGAATTTCAAAGAGATATGTTTATCTTCCTGATATGAATGAAAAAGAGACACCTGAAGAGGTCTTTGACTGGGAAATAGCAGTTCTTCCTCATGGGAGTGATAAGGTTAATTTAAGATTGATGTTTACTGAATATTTTAATGAATTAAGAGAAATAATTGAAAAATTCAGAGGATAG
- the secG gene encoding preprotein translocase subunit SecG, whose product MVMFFEVLLVVFSIALIAIVLLQKGKSAGLSGAISGGAEHLFGKTKARGMELVLQRVTVGVAAGFFILAVVVAVLK is encoded by the coding sequence TTGGTAATGTTTTTTGAGGTGCTGCTTGTTGTTTTCTCGATCGCGTTGATTGCAATTGTTCTTCTGCAGAAAGGGAAAAGCGCAGGTCTTTCCGGTGCCATCTCCGGCGGTGCGGAACATCTTTTCGGTAAGACTAAAGCCCGCGGTATGGAGCTCGTGCTGCAGCGCGTGACCGTTGGGGTAGCGGCGGGATTCTTTATTCTAGCAGTCGTTGTCGCTGTCTTGAAATAG
- the smpB gene encoding SsrA-binding protein SmpB, translating into MGKKSDGKVLAQNKKASHDYFIEDTYEAGMVLTGTEIKSIRNGRANIGDAFATIRNGEIHIHNMHISPFEQGNRSNPTDPTRTRKLLMHKEQIRKLLGQSKQDGYSIVPLKVYVRNGYAKLLLGLGKGKKQYDKRDTAAKRDAQRDIQRALREKQKIAR; encoded by the coding sequence ATGGGTAAGAAAAGTGACGGGAAGGTTCTGGCCCAGAACAAGAAAGCTTCCCATGATTACTTCATCGAAGATACGTATGAAGCCGGTATGGTGCTGACCGGCACGGAGATTAAATCTATACGTAATGGCCGCGCGAACATCGGAGATGCTTTTGCTACGATCCGGAATGGCGAGATCCATATCCATAACATGCACATCAGCCCGTTTGAACAGGGCAACCGAAGCAATCCAACGGATCCAACCCGGACCCGGAAGCTTCTTATGCATAAGGAGCAGATCCGCAAGCTGCTGGGTCAGTCCAAGCAGGACGGCTACTCTATTGTGCCGCTGAAGGTGTACGTCCGTAATGGCTATGCGAAGCTGCTGCTCGGCTTGGGTAAAGGTAAGAAGCAGTACGACAAGCGGGATACAGCCGCGAAGCGGGATGCTCAGCGTGATATCCAGCGGGCTCTGCGCGAGAAGCAGAAGATCGCGAGATAA
- a CDS encoding PaaI family thioesterase, translating into MNHANTEPDLKPKPSEEEREAYIQAMTKAAEPTFWGYLGCKMESAGREGVVVTLDAQPHHMNMMGIVHGGVLSSLMDNAMGIAVMLDRPGESTVTSNLNVHFVKPAREGRLTVKANIVHGTRRSVTTESRITDENGELVAISTGSFRVK; encoded by the coding sequence ATGAACCATGCCAATACCGAACCTGACTTAAAGCCCAAACCGAGCGAAGAGGAACGTGAGGCATATATCCAGGCCATGACCAAGGCTGCCGAACCGACCTTTTGGGGATACCTCGGTTGTAAGATGGAGTCTGCTGGTAGGGAAGGGGTAGTCGTTACACTGGATGCACAGCCGCATCATATGAATATGATGGGGATCGTCCACGGTGGCGTTCTCTCTTCTCTAATGGATAATGCGATGGGGATTGCGGTTATGCTGGATCGCCCCGGTGAATCGACCGTGACCAGCAATTTGAACGTGCATTTTGTGAAACCCGCGAGGGAAGGGCGGCTGACGGTGAAGGCGAACATCGTCCACGGCACACGGCGGTCTGTTACGACGGAATCCCGGATCACGGACGAAAACGGTGAACTGGTGGCTATCAGCACTGGATCGTTTCGTGTGAAGTGA